taatttctttttaatatttatataatttttaattgatcccttttccttttagtATCTCGATTTTAAGTGCTACAATAGATATAAAGAGAGATTTATagatagaaaaaatagaaaaatacatAGTGATTGTGTAGCACCTGTAAAAGCATATATCTCTGAACTATCAagtgataagaaaaaatttgaaaaagtttTTGAGGAACTAGCATTATATTTAAGTGACGGTCAGGTTCTTTATAATGAATGCAACATTGACATATGTTGTCGTTATATGAGCTACTTGATACATGAAAAAATCAGAAATTTGAATAATACCAATTATGAtgaaaacatatttaaagACTTCCAGAATTTTGCAAAGATGGTGATCGAAACAATAGGAATGAACAAatgtaagaaaaattttaattacttGACTACAAatgtaattaataaaatgcaGATCTTATATAAATTGTATGATTACTATAACGAAATTATAACACTCAaggaaaatgatgaagattATAAAACTAAATTATGTAATACCCTATCTCTATTTGTTAAAAcatttaatgaaataaatgtTGATCTTTTAGAGGATGAGGCATTTTACCGTAAATTAGAAgaacttaaaaattttataaaaccaAAACATGCATGGACAACTGATAAAACATGTCCAAGTAATCTAAACAgtataacattaaaaaaaaaggatcctCCATCTGAGACAGTAGCTTCTCATCAAAATCAAGCACAATTAGCATTAACGCACTCATTAACATCAGAAGTTGTCCAAGGGCAACAAACTTATTCAGGATCACATGTTGCACCAAAATCAGTAGTTCAATCAGGATTAGAAGAACCATTACGTTCTGATACTGGGTCAACATCACATGTTGAATCAGGATTAAGAGATAGTTTAGAATCAAATGGCACATTAAGTTCAGAAGAAGAATTAGCATCATCCCTATCAAAAGAATTAGATAATGGACCCAAAGCTATCGAAATGTTAAACCCATCGTATGAAAGAGAACCAGTAGGAACATATAGGTATTCATCATTTTATAGACATAATATTGCAGATGATAAACATATAGATACACGGGATGAAGGGAGGCTCATAGGAAATCTACAAACTCCGACAGATGATCAAGGAGTATTAGTATCAATGAGAAACACACTTTCTAGCATTGTACAAAACGTTGATCCAGTACCTGTTGttggtgtatctg
The window above is part of the Plasmodium vivax scf_6799 genomic scaffold, whole genome shotgun sequence genome. Proteins encoded here:
- a CDS encoding variable surface protein Vir6-like (encoded by transcript PVX_024185A), producing the protein MSYHCYSSDGDYLDFKCYNRYKERFIDRKNRKIHSDCVAPVKAYISELSSDKKKFEKVFEELALYLSDGQVLYNECNIDICCRYMSYLIHEKIRNLNNTNYDENIFKDFQNFAKMVIETIGMNKCKKNFNYLTTNVINKMQILYKLYDYYNEIITLKENDEDYKTKLCNTLSLFVKTFNEINVDLLEDEAFYRKLEELKNFIKPKHAWTTDKTCPSNLNSITLKKKDPPSETVASHQNQAQLALTHSLTSEVVQGQQTYSGSHVAPKSVVQSGLEEPLRSDTGSTSHVESGLRDSLESNGTLSSEEELASSLSKELDNGPKAIEMLNPSYEREPVGTYRYSSFYRHNIADDKHIDTRDEGRLIGNLQTPTDDQGVLYTPVGTFFRGGRGRAHRIPRSFNGQFLGGFQGYEDYDVGHIGYGPMNPLAE